The Saccharopolyspora gloriosae genome window below encodes:
- a CDS encoding ribonucleoside-diphosphate reductase subunit alpha — MTESTTRPSAATAVPAGVRVLRRDGTVSGWDETKISVALTKAFLAAEGDSAASSSRLHQVVAELSEQAARGVLRHAGPEGLVHIEQIQDAVELALMRGGHHGVARAYVLYREQHAQARETPEQAADTAPELAMTRPDGIRVPLDWARVSTVVEQACSGLSDVDADRVLREVRRNVYDGIGSAELAESLTMAARTFVEGEPNYSLVTARLLLDKLRREALSFVADEPAEADQVQMRDRYAGYFADYVRRGIELEQLDPELARFDLARLGAALDADRDIAFGFLGLQTLYDRYLLHEQGVRFELPQAFLMRVAMGLSLREDDREARAVEFYDLLSSFDFMCSTPTLFNSGTTRPQLSSCFLTTVDDDLHGIFHGISNNALLSKYAGGLGNDWTPVRGTGAHIKGTNGSSQGVVPFLKIANDTAVAVNQGGKRKGAVCAYLETWHVDIEEFLDLRKNTGDDRRRTHDMNTANWVPDEFLRRVEADEQWTLFSPDEVPDLHDLYGTAFAERYREYEAAAERGELAVFRQVRAVDLWRRMLTMLFETGHPWITFKDPCNLRSPQQHTGVVHSSNLCTEITLNTGGDEVAVCNLGSINLARHVTPDGLDVERLRRTTRTAVRMLDNVIDVNFYTIPEARTSNMRHRPVGLGLMGFSDALFAQRIPMSSQAAVEFADLSMEHISFHAIGASSDLAAERGRYESFEGSLWSRGVLPIDSLRLLEQARETGVDLDHSSTLDWDGLRERVRANGMRNSNVLAIAPTATISNICGVGQSIEPLYRNLYVKSNMSGDFTVLNADLVRDLKAAGVWDEAMVQDLKYFDGDLAPIDRVPGELKSLYATAFEIEPRWLVEAASRRQKWIDQAQSLNLYMAAPSGRKLDELYRLAWRKGLKTTYYLRSSSATHVEKSTLRGTDGKLNAVSPVAPAASPQACAIDDPECEACQ, encoded by the coding sequence GTGACCGAGTCCACGACCCGGCCGTCAGCAGCCACCGCGGTACCCGCGGGAGTGCGGGTGCTGCGGCGCGACGGGACCGTTTCCGGTTGGGACGAAACGAAGATCTCCGTGGCGCTGACCAAGGCGTTCCTGGCGGCCGAGGGGGATTCGGCCGCCTCGTCGTCGAGGCTGCACCAGGTCGTCGCGGAGTTGTCGGAGCAGGCCGCGCGCGGAGTGCTGCGCCACGCCGGCCCCGAGGGCCTGGTGCACATCGAGCAGATCCAGGACGCGGTGGAGCTCGCGCTGATGCGCGGCGGCCACCACGGCGTCGCCCGCGCCTACGTGCTCTACCGGGAGCAGCACGCCCAGGCCCGCGAGACCCCGGAGCAGGCCGCGGACACCGCGCCGGAGCTGGCGATGACGCGCCCGGACGGCATCCGCGTGCCGCTGGACTGGGCCCGGGTGTCGACCGTCGTCGAGCAGGCCTGCTCCGGGTTGTCCGATGTGGACGCGGATCGGGTGCTGCGGGAGGTCCGGCGCAACGTCTACGACGGCATCGGCTCCGCCGAGCTCGCCGAGTCGCTGACGATGGCCGCCCGCACCTTCGTCGAGGGCGAACCGAACTACTCGCTGGTCACGGCGCGGCTGCTGCTGGACAAGCTGCGCCGGGAGGCGTTGAGCTTCGTCGCGGACGAGCCCGCCGAGGCCGACCAGGTGCAGATGCGGGACCGCTACGCCGGTTACTTCGCCGACTACGTGCGCCGCGGCATCGAGCTGGAGCAGCTGGACCCGGAGCTGGCGCGGTTCGACCTGGCCCGGCTGGGCGCCGCGCTGGACGCGGACCGCGACATCGCGTTCGGCTTCCTCGGCCTGCAGACCCTCTACGACCGCTACCTGCTGCACGAGCAGGGCGTGCGGTTCGAGCTGCCGCAGGCGTTCCTGATGCGGGTCGCGATGGGCCTGTCGCTGCGCGAGGACGACCGCGAGGCGCGCGCCGTCGAGTTCTACGACCTGCTGTCGTCGTTCGACTTCATGTGCTCGACGCCGACCTTGTTCAACTCGGGCACGACGCGCCCGCAGCTGTCGTCCTGCTTCCTGACCACGGTGGACGACGACCTGCACGGGATCTTCCACGGCATCAGCAACAACGCGCTGCTGTCGAAGTACGCGGGCGGTCTCGGCAACGACTGGACCCCGGTCCGGGGCACCGGCGCGCACATCAAGGGCACCAACGGTTCCTCGCAGGGCGTGGTGCCGTTCCTGAAGATCGCCAACGACACGGCGGTCGCGGTGAACCAGGGCGGCAAGCGCAAGGGCGCGGTGTGCGCGTACCTGGAGACCTGGCACGTGGACATCGAGGAGTTCCTCGACCTGCGCAAGAACACCGGCGACGACCGGCGGCGCACCCACGACATGAACACGGCGAACTGGGTCCCGGACGAGTTCCTGCGCCGCGTGGAGGCCGACGAGCAGTGGACGTTGTTCTCCCCGGACGAGGTCCCCGACCTGCACGACCTCTACGGCACCGCGTTCGCCGAGCGCTACCGCGAGTACGAGGCCGCCGCCGAGCGCGGTGAGCTGGCGGTGTTCCGCCAGGTCCGCGCGGTGGACCTGTGGCGGCGGATGCTCACGATGCTGTTCGAGACCGGTCACCCGTGGATCACCTTCAAGGACCCGTGCAACCTGCGTTCGCCGCAGCAGCACACCGGCGTGGTGCACTCCTCGAACCTGTGCACCGAGATCACGCTGAACACCGGTGGCGACGAGGTCGCGGTGTGCAACCTCGGTTCGATCAACCTGGCCCGGCACGTCACGCCCGACGGCCTGGACGTGGAGCGCCTGCGCCGCACGACCCGCACGGCGGTGCGGATGCTGGACAACGTGATCGACGTGAACTTCTACACGATCCCGGAGGCGCGGACCTCGAACATGCGCCACCGCCCCGTGGGCCTGGGCCTGATGGGCTTCTCGGACGCGTTGTTCGCGCAGCGCATCCCGATGTCCTCGCAGGCCGCGGTGGAGTTCGCGGACCTGAGCATGGAGCACATCAGCTTCCACGCCATCGGCGCGTCCTCGGACCTGGCGGCCGAGCGCGGCCGGTACGAGTCCTTCGAGGGTTCGCTGTGGAGCCGGGGCGTGCTGCCGATCGATTCGCTGCGGCTGCTGGAGCAGGCCCGCGAAACCGGCGTCGACCTGGACCACTCGTCCACTTTGGACTGGGACGGACTGCGGGAGCGGGTGCGCGCCAACGGGATGCGCAACTCGAACGTGCTGGCCATCGCGCCGACGGCGACGATCTCGAACATCTGCGGCGTCGGCCAGTCCATCGAGCCGCTGTACCGGAACCTGTACGTGAAGTCGAACATGTCCGGCGACTTCACCGTCCTCAACGCCGACCTGGTGCGCGATCTCAAGGCCGCCGGGGTGTGGGACGAGGCGATGGTGCAGGACCTGAAGTACTTCGACGGCGACCTGGCCCCGATCGACCGGGTGCCCGGCGAGCTGAAGTCGTTGTACGCCACCGCGTTCGAGATCGAGCCGCGGTGGCTGGTGGAGGCCGCGTCGCGCCGCCAGAAGTGGATCGACCAGGCGCAGTCGCTGAACCTGTACATGGCCGCGCCCAGCGGCCGCAAGCTCGACGAGCTGTACCGGCTCGCGTGGCGCAAGGGCCTCAAGACCACCTACTACCTGCGGTCGAGCAGCGCGACGCACGTGGAGAAGTCCACGTTGCGCGGCACCGACGGCAAGCTCAACGCCGTCTCCCCCGTCGCGCCCGCCGCGTCCCCGCAGGCCTGCGCCATCGACGACCCCGAGTGCGAAGCCTGCCAGTGA
- a CDS encoding siderophore-interacting protein: MVQRPEVLRPEYVMFQARVARTERLGPSFVRITFTGDELHRFGIGGGDQRVKLILPLPGRTLVDMPGGDGWYTRWQAMPDETRPTLRTYTVRAYRERPAELDIDFVLHGVDSGHGGPASTWAATAEPGDEVALLGPDRPGTGRMWGCEWSPPRTARRLVLAGDETAVPAMAAIVESLPADSRGVVCAEVPTAEDVQDWRAPRGVEVRWLVRQRPNGSLPHGALLEESVTGALGELGPRRAEPAGLDDVDVDAVTLWEVPEAGSTDGELYGWLAGEAAVIKRLRRLLVQEHSVPRASVAFMGYWREGRS, encoded by the coding sequence ATGGTCCAGCGGCCCGAGGTGCTGCGCCCCGAGTACGTGATGTTCCAGGCGCGGGTGGCGCGCACCGAGCGCCTCGGCCCCAGCTTCGTGCGGATCACGTTCACCGGCGACGAGCTGCACCGCTTCGGCATCGGCGGCGGCGACCAGCGCGTGAAGCTGATCCTGCCGCTGCCCGGCCGCACCCTCGTGGACATGCCCGGCGGCGACGGCTGGTACACCCGCTGGCAGGCCATGCCCGACGAGACCCGCCCCACGCTGCGCACCTACACGGTCCGCGCGTACCGGGAACGGCCCGCCGAGCTCGACATCGACTTCGTGCTGCACGGCGTGGACTCCGGGCACGGCGGCCCCGCCTCCACCTGGGCCGCGACGGCCGAACCGGGCGACGAGGTGGCGCTGCTCGGACCGGATCGGCCGGGCACCGGCCGGATGTGGGGCTGCGAGTGGTCGCCCCCGCGCACCGCGCGACGCCTCGTGCTGGCCGGGGACGAGACCGCGGTCCCGGCGATGGCGGCGATCGTGGAATCGCTGCCCGCCGACTCGCGCGGCGTCGTGTGCGCCGAAGTGCCGACGGCCGAGGACGTGCAGGACTGGCGCGCACCGCGCGGCGTGGAGGTCCGCTGGCTGGTGCGGCAACGGCCGAACGGCTCGCTGCCGCACGGGGCGCTGCTGGAGGAGTCGGTGACCGGAGCGCTCGGCGAGCTCGGACCGCGCCGCGCCGAACCCGCGGGCTTGGACGACGTGGACGTCGACGCGGTCACCCTGTGGGAGGTCCCGGAGGCCGGTTCCACCGACGGCGAGCTCTACGGCTGGCTGGCGGGCGAGGCCGCGGTGATCAAACGGCTGCGGCGGCTCCTGGTCCAGGAGCACAGCGTGCCGCGCGCCTCGGTGGCGTTCATGGGCTACTGGCGCGAAGGCCGCAGCTGA
- a CDS encoding ribonucleotide-diphosphate reductase subunit beta, whose amino-acid sequence MTSLHTPDATGLGEIDRGAGRINVDDKAMINAQADVNQLLPLKYGWAWEKYLAGCNNHWMPTEVSMHADIALWRSRDGLTDDERLMLKRNLGFFATAESLVANNIVLAVYRHITNPECRQYLLRQAFEEAVHTHTFQYICESLGLDEGELFNAYREIPSISEKDEWALRHTQNLENPEFATGGPDRDQAFLRDLIAFYVIFEGMWFYTGFAQILSLGRRNKMVGIAEQYQYILRDESIHLNFGIDCINQIKLENPHLWSEEFQQEVRGMLTDACRLEVAYGRDTMPRGILGINAELCEQYMHFITNRRCAQLGLAPVFAEVDNPFPWMSEAMDLKKEKNFFETRVTEYQSGSSLTWD is encoded by the coding sequence ATGACCTCCCTGCACACCCCCGACGCCACCGGCCTCGGCGAGATCGACCGCGGCGCCGGCCGGATCAACGTCGACGACAAGGCGATGATCAACGCGCAGGCCGACGTGAACCAGCTGCTGCCGCTGAAGTACGGCTGGGCCTGGGAGAAGTACCTCGCGGGCTGCAACAACCACTGGATGCCCACCGAGGTCTCCATGCACGCCGACATCGCCCTGTGGCGCTCCCGCGACGGGCTCACCGACGACGAGCGGCTGATGCTCAAGCGCAACCTGGGCTTCTTCGCGACCGCGGAGTCCTTGGTGGCCAACAACATCGTGCTCGCCGTGTACCGGCACATCACCAACCCCGAGTGCCGCCAGTACCTGCTGCGCCAGGCCTTCGAGGAGGCGGTGCACACCCACACGTTCCAGTACATCTGCGAGAGCCTGGGCCTCGACGAGGGCGAGCTGTTCAACGCCTACCGCGAGATCCCCTCCATCTCGGAGAAGGACGAGTGGGCGCTGCGCCACACCCAGAACCTGGAGAACCCCGAGTTCGCCACCGGCGGCCCGGACCGCGACCAGGCGTTCCTGCGCGACCTGATCGCCTTCTACGTGATCTTCGAAGGCATGTGGTTCTACACCGGTTTCGCGCAGATCCTGTCGCTGGGCAGGCGGAACAAGATGGTCGGCATCGCCGAGCAGTACCAGTACATCCTGCGCGACGAGTCGATCCACCTGAACTTCGGCATCGACTGCATCAACCAGATCAAGCTGGAGAACCCGCACCTGTGGAGCGAGGAGTTCCAGCAGGAGGTGCGCGGCATGCTCACCGACGCGTGCCGCCTGGAGGTCGCCTACGGCCGCGACACGATGCCGCGCGGCATCCTCGGCATCAACGCCGAGCTGTGCGAGCAGTACATGCACTTCATCACCAACCGCCGCTGCGCCCAACTCGGCCTGGCGCCGGTGTTCGCCGAGGTCGACAACCCGTTCCCGTGGATGTCGGAGGCGATGGACTTGAAGAAGGAGAAGAACTTCTTCGAAACCCGAGTGACGGAGTACCAGTCCGGCTCATCCCTCACCTGGGACTGA
- a CDS encoding bifunctional metallophosphatase/5'-nucleotidase yields MRASRVRRGLAVVATALATAAMVPGAAAGQAPPRPDTTDVRLITFNDLHGNLEPPTGSSGEVELPDGSVVEAGGAAYLAAHLDRLRAQAPNSLVLSAGDSVGASPVNSALFHDEPTVEFLNSQDVRAHVVGNHEFDEGYAELQRLQSGGCHPEDGCRFRDSFEGAHFPYLGANVSFEDGSPALLPFTVQVSGGVPIGVIGATLEDLPSVVSPEAVEGLRFGEEVAAIDRTADALDRFGIKAQVVLLHQGDEATGGGPDSCELEPGGPATRIATEASPKVDAVFSAHSHQQYNCTATDPAGAPRPVVQGASFGRLLSVLDLSIDRATRDVVRERSSARNEIVTRDIAPDAETVALVEEAREKAAPIANRAVGTITGDLLKAAAPSGESALGSVIADAQLESTAASGAQLALTNPGGVRADLPHASSPAGEGDGVVTYGEAFAVQPFGNIMQTITLTGAQLKNVLEQQWTPEGATILQVSAGVHYEYSESAPIGSKVSGLTLHGEPVAPDAPYRVAVNNFLAAGGDGFTGFADGTDVTGGPVDLDALLGYFAAHPGVVPPAPDRITATD; encoded by the coding sequence ATGCGCGCCTCCCGCGTGCGACGCGGACTCGCCGTCGTCGCCACCGCCCTGGCCACCGCCGCGATGGTCCCCGGCGCCGCCGCCGGGCAGGCGCCGCCGCGACCGGACACCACCGACGTGCGGCTGATCACCTTCAACGACCTGCACGGCAACCTCGAACCGCCCACCGGCTCCTCCGGCGAGGTCGAGCTGCCCGACGGCTCCGTCGTCGAAGCCGGGGGAGCGGCCTACCTCGCCGCGCACCTCGACCGGCTGCGCGCGCAGGCGCCGAACTCGCTGGTGCTCTCGGCGGGCGACAGCGTCGGCGCCTCCCCGGTGAACTCCGCGCTGTTCCACGACGAACCCACCGTCGAATTCCTCAACTCGCAGGACGTGCGCGCGCACGTCGTCGGCAACCACGAGTTCGACGAGGGCTACGCGGAACTGCAGCGGTTGCAGAGCGGTGGCTGCCACCCGGAGGACGGCTGCCGGTTCCGGGATTCCTTCGAGGGCGCGCACTTCCCGTACCTCGGCGCGAACGTGTCCTTCGAGGACGGTTCCCCGGCGCTGCTGCCGTTCACCGTGCAGGTCTCCGGCGGCGTGCCGATCGGCGTCATCGGGGCCACCTTGGAGGACCTGCCGAGCGTGGTGAGCCCGGAGGCCGTCGAAGGACTGCGGTTCGGCGAGGAGGTCGCCGCCATCGACCGCACCGCCGACGCGCTCGACCGCTTCGGCATCAAGGCGCAGGTCGTGCTGCTGCACCAGGGCGACGAGGCCACCGGCGGCGGACCGGACTCCTGCGAGCTCGAACCGGGCGGCCCGGCGACGCGCATCGCCACCGAAGCCTCGCCGAAGGTCGACGCCGTGTTCAGCGCGCACAGCCACCAGCAGTACAACTGCACCGCCACCGACCCGGCCGGGGCGCCGCGCCCCGTCGTGCAAGGAGCCTCGTTCGGCCGGTTGCTCTCGGTGCTCGACCTGAGCATCGACCGCGCCACCCGCGACGTGGTGCGGGAGCGGAGCTCGGCGCGCAACGAGATCGTCACCCGCGACATCGCACCCGACGCGGAGACCGTCGCGCTGGTGGAGGAAGCGCGGGAGAAGGCCGCGCCGATCGCGAACCGCGCCGTCGGGACGATCACCGGTGACCTGCTCAAAGCCGCCGCGCCGTCCGGGGAATCCGCGCTCGGCAGCGTGATCGCGGACGCCCAGCTGGAGTCGACCGCAGCGAGTGGCGCGCAGCTGGCCCTCACCAACCCCGGCGGCGTCCGCGCCGACCTGCCGCACGCCTCCTCCCCGGCGGGCGAGGGCGACGGCGTGGTCACCTACGGCGAGGCGTTCGCGGTGCAGCCGTTCGGCAACATCATGCAGACGATCACGCTCACCGGCGCGCAGCTCAAGAACGTGCTGGAACAGCAGTGGACACCGGAGGGCGCCACGATCCTGCAGGTCTCGGCAGGAGTGCACTACGAGTACTCCGAGTCCGCCCCCATCGGCTCGAAGGTGTCCGGGCTGACGCTGCACGGCGAACCGGTCGCTCCCGACGCCCCGTACCGGGTAGCGGTGAACAACTTCCTGGCGGCGGGCGGCGACGGCTTCACCGGTTTCGCCGACGGCACCGACGTCACCGGTGGTCCCGTGGACCTCGACGCCCTGCTCGGCTACTTCGCCGCCCACCCCGGCGTCGTCCCACCGGCACCGGACCGGATCACCGCGACGGACTGA
- a CDS encoding ABC transporter substrate-binding protein, translated as MVRTTRVAGLALAVAALAGCSAPAPQDSAGGWTYVDDRGVEVRSDEVPHRIIAQVSAAGALHDFGVPVTATFGPLVRDDGTTEPEAGSIDPAAVADVTGPGYGELNLERAAALRPDLLVSGKYAEFDGLWHLTVEQEDRVREFVPTAGVEQSGRSLPETITAYKELARSLGSDVDSERIRADQARFDAAAERLRGIGERMRAQGRSILAVGGTKQEFFVVVPARNPDLDYYVRELGLPIQTPAHPDTAGGGYFERLAWENAGAYTGDVLMWDTREASLPPERMKQNPVFAAQESVARDRFVEWDAVAPFSYASYADIMTKLAEQLEEHTPVG; from the coding sequence ATGGTGAGGACAACACGCGTGGCCGGATTGGCGTTGGCGGTGGCCGCGCTGGCGGGCTGTTCCGCGCCCGCGCCGCAGGATTCGGCGGGTGGCTGGACCTACGTCGACGACCGCGGCGTCGAGGTGCGCAGCGACGAGGTGCCGCACCGGATCATCGCGCAGGTCTCGGCCGCGGGTGCGCTGCACGACTTCGGCGTGCCGGTCACCGCCACGTTCGGCCCGCTGGTGCGCGACGACGGCACCACCGAGCCGGAGGCGGGCAGCATCGACCCGGCGGCGGTCGCCGACGTGACCGGCCCCGGCTACGGCGAGCTGAACCTGGAGCGCGCGGCGGCCCTGCGCCCGGACCTGCTGGTCAGCGGCAAGTACGCCGAGTTCGACGGCCTCTGGCACCTCACCGTCGAGCAGGAGGACCGGGTGCGGGAGTTCGTGCCGACGGCCGGTGTCGAGCAGTCCGGCCGCTCGCTGCCGGAGACCATCACCGCCTACAAGGAGCTCGCCCGCTCGCTCGGGTCCGATGTGGACTCCGAGCGGATCCGCGCGGACCAGGCCCGGTTCGACGCGGCGGCGGAGCGGTTGCGCGGCATCGGCGAGCGGATGCGCGCGCAGGGGCGCAGCATCCTCGCGGTCGGCGGCACGAAGCAGGAGTTCTTCGTCGTCGTCCCCGCCCGCAACCCGGACCTGGACTACTACGTGCGGGAACTGGGGCTGCCGATCCAGACCCCGGCGCATCCCGACACGGCGGGCGGTGGTTACTTCGAGCGGCTCGCCTGGGAGAACGCCGGCGCCTACACCGGGGACGTCCTGATGTGGGACACCCGCGAGGCCTCGCTGCCGCCGGAGCGGATGAAGCAGAACCCCGTCTTCGCCGCGCAGGAATCGGTGGCGCGGGACCGCTTCGTCGAGTGGGACGCCGTCGCCCCGTTCAGCTACGCGAGCTACGCGGACATCATGACCAAGCTCGCCGAGCAGCTGGAGGAGCACACCCCTGTCGGATGA
- a CDS encoding DeoR/GlpR family DNA-binding transcription regulator yields the protein MYAEERHWAILELARKEGRVDVAALATRFDMTTETVRRDLTVLERRGVLRRVHGGAIPVERLGFEPNVPARDSVMTAEKNRIAKAALELVPEEGAILLDAGTTVARMANILPTDRELTVVTHSPTTALTLSGRGNITLMLVGGRLRGRTLAAVDGWALHALGDIYVDVAFMATNGLSLERGLTTPDSAESMVKRAAISAARRTIVLADHTKVGNDHFARFGELADVDTLITDDGLDEQVADEIRRAGPRVETV from the coding sequence ATGTACGCCGAAGAACGGCATTGGGCGATTCTGGAGCTGGCCCGCAAGGAAGGCCGGGTCGACGTCGCAGCGCTCGCGACCCGCTTCGACATGACCACCGAAACCGTGCGCCGCGACCTCACCGTGCTCGAACGCCGCGGCGTGCTGCGCCGGGTGCACGGTGGCGCGATCCCGGTGGAGCGCTTGGGTTTCGAGCCGAACGTGCCCGCCAGGGACTCGGTGATGACCGCGGAGAAGAACCGCATCGCCAAGGCGGCGCTGGAACTCGTGCCGGAGGAAGGCGCCATCCTGCTCGACGCGGGCACCACGGTGGCCCGGATGGCGAACATCCTGCCGACGGACCGGGAGCTGACCGTGGTCACGCACTCGCCGACGACGGCGCTGACGCTGTCCGGCCGCGGCAACATCACGCTGATGCTCGTCGGCGGCAGGCTGCGCGGGCGCACGCTCGCGGCGGTCGACGGCTGGGCGCTGCACGCGCTCGGCGACATCTACGTGGACGTCGCGTTCATGGCCACCAACGGGCTGTCCCTGGAACGCGGGCTCACCACGCCGGATTCGGCGGAATCGATGGTCAAGCGGGCGGCGATCTCGGCTGCCCGGCGCACCATCGTGCTGGCGGATCACACCAAGGTCGGCAACGACCACTTCGCGCGGTTCGGCGAGCTGGCCGACGTCGACACGCTCATCACCGACGACGGCCTCGACGAGCAGGTCGCCGACGAGATCCGCCGGGCCGGGCCGCGTGTCGAAACGGTCTGA
- a CDS encoding helix-turn-helix domain-containing protein: MPTEDIPSAVWRCAEVRDALAVRDIGTVYRALRAHGVSQSRIAQLTGQAQSEVSDVLNGRAVRSYELLSRIATGLGIPRGWMGLAGEQRPATTERGASDVAPDEEDEQTKRRKFLSYAGSLVLGSHSEPAESALRLPAELRYPDLLRTPPGRVGASDVAALDELIGSLRRIDQRYGGVGQYGTVAAATRHAELMLESSMCEDVRSELLATLCKLHATAGWTAVENGLLASGHEHFGRALDFGRDGADPLAIARTLYAAGRAELHFGDANSALKLFQLGSIRAESSTLVSSVLQLNSAWAAAQGERGDSVRRLLDHGRGLHAAAKIDADYPLFRWFGEADLLGMTGSIQLAMGEFESAALHLSRAVAARAPGEVRSAVFELASLAEAKFALGDHGAAIRHGRRSVLLAGGVRSARLHGRLAGLRARCAEIANSRHPWHDCAEELAQGIDSVIAPRAVRR; the protein is encoded by the coding sequence GTGCCAACTGAGGACATCCCGTCGGCGGTCTGGCGGTGCGCCGAGGTCCGCGACGCCCTCGCAGTGCGCGACATCGGCACCGTCTACCGCGCGTTGCGCGCGCACGGCGTCTCGCAGAGCCGCATCGCCCAGCTCACCGGGCAGGCGCAGAGCGAGGTCAGCGATGTGCTCAACGGGCGCGCGGTGCGCAGCTACGAACTGCTGTCCCGGATCGCCACCGGGCTCGGCATCCCGCGCGGCTGGATGGGACTCGCCGGCGAGCAGCGGCCCGCGACCACCGAGCGCGGCGCCTCCGACGTCGCACCGGACGAGGAGGACGAGCAGACCAAGCGCCGCAAGTTCTTGTCCTACGCCGGTTCCCTCGTGCTCGGCTCCCACTCGGAACCGGCCGAATCCGCGCTCCGGCTGCCCGCCGAGCTGCGGTACCCCGACCTCCTGCGCACCCCGCCCGGCCGGGTCGGCGCGTCGGACGTGGCGGCGCTGGACGAGCTGATCGGCTCGCTGCGCAGGATCGACCAGCGCTACGGCGGGGTCGGGCAGTACGGCACCGTCGCCGCCGCGACCCGGCACGCGGAGCTGATGCTGGAGTCCTCGATGTGCGAGGACGTCCGCTCCGAGCTGCTGGCGACCTTGTGCAAGCTGCACGCCACCGCGGGCTGGACCGCCGTGGAGAACGGGCTGCTGGCCAGCGGGCACGAGCACTTCGGGCGGGCGCTGGACTTCGGCCGCGACGGCGCCGACCCGCTGGCGATCGCCCGGACGCTCTACGCCGCGGGCCGCGCCGAGCTGCACTTCGGAGATGCGAACTCGGCGTTGAAGCTGTTCCAGCTCGGGTCGATCCGCGCCGAATCCTCGACGCTGGTGAGTTCGGTGCTGCAGCTCAACTCCGCGTGGGCCGCCGCGCAAGGAGAACGCGGCGACTCGGTGCGCCGCCTGCTCGACCACGGCCGCGGGCTGCACGCGGCGGCGAAGATCGACGCGGACTACCCGCTGTTCCGCTGGTTCGGCGAGGCGGACCTGCTGGGCATGACCGGGTCGATACAGCTCGCGATGGGCGAGTTCGAATCCGCCGCGCTGCACCTGTCCCGCGCCGTGGCCGCGCGCGCACCGGGCGAGGTGCGCTCGGCGGTGTTCGAGCTGGCGAGCCTCGCCGAGGCGAAGTTCGCCCTCGGCGACCACGGTGCCGCGATCCGCCACGGCCGCCGTTCGGTGCTGCTCGCGGGCGGCGTGCGCAGCGCGCGGCTGCACGGCCGCCTCGCCGGGCTGCGGGCCAGGTGCGCGGAGATCGCGAACTCCCGGCACCCCTGGCACGACTGCGCGGAGGAACTCGCGCAGGGCATAGATTCGGTGATCGCGCCCCGCGCCGTGCGCCGGTGA
- a CDS encoding flavoprotein, protein MSGQVLHLVGTAAPPVRQLPELVRMLGSAGWTVCPVLSETAASWIDVPALERAARIPARIAARRLGEPDPFPAADAVLVAPLTFNTLNQWAMGVNDTAALGVLNELLCLGVPIVAAPCVKSVLRRHPAYATNRALLEQAGVRFLPQSDTLVRAPDGTATFDLEKLRAAVPIPA, encoded by the coding sequence GTGAGCGGGCAGGTGCTGCACCTGGTCGGTACGGCGGCTCCACCGGTCCGGCAACTGCCGGAACTGGTGCGCATGCTGGGCTCCGCCGGGTGGACGGTGTGCCCGGTGCTGTCGGAGACGGCCGCTTCCTGGATCGACGTGCCCGCGCTGGAACGCGCGGCCCGCATCCCGGCCCGGATCGCCGCGCGCCGCCTCGGCGAACCCGACCCGTTCCCCGCGGCGGACGCGGTCCTGGTGGCGCCGCTGACGTTCAACACCCTCAACCAGTGGGCGATGGGCGTGAACGACACGGCGGCGCTGGGCGTGCTCAACGAACTGCTCTGCCTCGGAGTGCCGATCGTCGCCGCCCCGTGCGTGAAGTCGGTTCTGCGCCGCCATCCCGCGTACGCCACGAACCGGGCCCTGCTGGAGCAGGCGGGAGTCCGCTTCCTCCCGCAGTCCGACACCCTAGTGCGAGCCCCGGACGGCACCGCCACCTTCGACCTGGAAAAACTCCGCGCAGCGGTGCCGATCCCGGCCTGA